GAGCTCGTGGCCTACGGCATGTCCTCGCCGCTCACCGGCGATCCGGGTTCGGCCTACCGCGACTCCGACACCGGCTACGTGCTGCTCGGCCTCGCGGTCGAGCGCGCCGGCGGCGAGTCGGTGAAGGAACTCTACGAGCGCTACGTGGCCGAACCGCTCGGGCTGAAGGCGACCGGTCTGGCCGCAACGCCGGCCGGCTCGAAGCCCCTGGCCGCACTGCGTTCGAGCAACACCGAGGGCAAGCTCGACTGCTCTGCGCTGGCCGACGTCACGTCGCTGTCGGCCACACTCGGCTTCACCGCCGGCGGCGTGACGACCAACATCACCGAACTCGGGCGGTACACGCAGGCGCTCGCGACCGGCGCGCGTCCCTACGACACGGCAGAGCGCTACGCCGACCCCTATCAGGTCACCGCGAACGACCCGTCATGGTTCACCGCCAAGGGCGGAACCTTCCAGGCCGGTTCGCTCATCGGGCACTACGGGTCCTACCCCGGCTACCTCACCGCGGCCTTCGCCGACCGTGAGACCGGGATGACCGTCGCCGTGGTCCTGAACAACTCCCGCGGATCCAGCGTGGTCGTCCGGGCGCTCGCGTGGCAGCTCGCGGCGATCGCCTCGAAGGTGCCCGGCGCCGACGGTGCGGCTCCGGAAGCAGGCCTTCCGTGGACCGCCGAGAGTCTCGTCGCCGAGATCGACGACGCCGCCATCTGCTCCTGAGGGCTCGAGGTCTGCGGGCGCACGCCCGGCCGCACTGGCGTCTGCGCGTCCGACGAGGTCGGGGGAACCCGTTCGGTCTTCGCGTGTGACCGGGTTGAGTGGTCGCGGGATGGCCGGAGAGCCGGCGCCGCGTGGGGAGGCGATCGGCGTCACGAGGCACTGACTTCGGCGTCACGCGGTGGGAGGCGTGATGCGGAGGCCATGCAGACGACGATCCGCAGCCTGAGGGCGGCCCTCAGTGGCTCCTCACGCGTCGCCGCGCCCGCGTGGTCAAGCCCGCCGGGTCCTGCGCGACCACAGCAGCGCTCCGCCACCGAGCAGTAACAGCAGTGCGCCGATCGGGCCGGTCGTGTCGAGCGTGCCGCCCGTCCGGGGTAGGGTGCCACCCTCAGCGGGTTGCCCGCCACCCGTCGCGGCGGGGAGCCCAGTCGGATCCGTCGGAGCCACGGGGTGCACGGGGTCGACGGGGTTCTCGGGGTCGACCGGGCCCACGGGGTCTACGGGGTTCTCGGGGTCGACCGGGCCCACGGGCGGTACCGCTGCCGCGCGTACTGAGATCGTCAAGATCTGTTCGCTGACGTCGGATGCCGCGGTCGTCACCATCGTGGGCGCCGTGACGAACATCGCGCGCATCGAGGGCGCGGGCAACGCCGGCAGGAGCGCCCGAACGGTGACTTGGTAGTCTCCGGCTGCCACGCTCCCGAGGACGATACCCGCGATGGTGGCGGTGCCGTCACCGTTGTCAGTGAAGGACAACCCCGCGGGCAGACGGCCGAGCAGAGCGTACGCCGGCAGTGGGTAGCCAGTCCCGGATACGGTGAACGCTCCGGGGACGCCGATCTCGAACGCAGCTGACGGTGCCGATGTGATGATCGGCGCCTCGACCACAACGAGGGTGAGCGCCTGTGTCGCGTCTCCCGCTGCATTGGTCGCCCTGAGCGTCACGGTCGCGGTTTCGGCGTGTCGTGGTGTGCCGACGATGGTCGCCGTACCGTCACCGTTGTCGGTGAGGTTCAGCCCGGCGGGCAGACCGGTCGCGGTGATCACGGCATCCGGGTAGCCGGTTGTCGTCACCAGGGCGGTTCCGGGCTCGCCGAGGCGGACGCGAGCGCTCGGTGCTGACGTGAAGGCCGGGAGTTGCCGGACCGTGAGCGCGAAGTCGACGGTGGCCGTACCGGCACTGCTGCTCGCCATGACCGGCAGGATCCACTCGCCGTGCTCGGTTGCGGCACCGGTGATGGTGGCGGTGCCGTCACCGTTGTCGGTGAAAGTGAGCCCTGCCGGGACGGCGCCGCGGATCTCGAGAACCGGAACCGGGTATCCGGATGCCGCGATCTCGATCTCGCCGATGACGCCCTCGGTGAAGGGCGCAAGAGCGGCGGTCGTGATCGCCGGCCGCTCGGTGATCGTGATCGCCAGTGCCTGGGTCACCGTCGCGGACGTGTTGGCCGCCGTCAGCGTCGCAACGCGCATCCCCGATGAGATCGGAACACCGCTTATGGTCGCGGTGCCGTCGCCGTTGTCGGTGAGGGTGAGTCCGGCCGGGAGACCGGTCGCGATGATCGCGGCATCCGGGTACCCGGTGGTGGTCACGGTGAAGGTGTCGGCTTCACCCAGCCGCAGAGTTGCGGACGGAGCCGAGGTGAATGCCGGACTGCTGGTCACCGTGATCGTCAGGGTGCCGCTCGCGTCGCCGATCCGGTTGGTCGCCGTGAGCTGCACCGTCGCGACGCCAGACGCCGTGGGCGTGCCCGAGATGGTCGCGGTGCCGTCGCCGTTGTCGGTGAGGGTGAGTCCGGCCGGGAGACCGGTCGCGATGATCGCGGCATCCGGGTACCCGGCGGTCGTCACAGTGAAGGCGCCGTTGCCGCCGCGGCTGAATGCCGCGTCGCTCGCGGATGTGAACGCCGGCAACGCAGTGGCCTCTATGGACCAGGTGTCAGAAGTGGAACCCGCTCGGTTCGTCGCCGTGATGGTGATGGTCGTGGCGCCGGTTGCGGTCAGGGTGCCGAGGACGGTGGCAGTGCCGTCGCCATTGTCGGTGAACGTCAGCCCGGGCGCGAGTCCTTCGGCTGTGAGAGCGGGTGCGGGCGAGCCGGATGCGGTGAAGGTCTGGTCGATGTCGGTGCCGACCGCGTCCTCGAGGGGCGCAGGCACGCTGAGACCTGGTCGTTCGTCGACGATGACGGTCACGTCGTGGGTGACGAGCGATCCGAGCACCGCGGCGGTGAACGAGAGCGCGTACGTCCCCGCCGTCGTGGGCACGCCGGTGATGGTCATGGTGTCGTCGACCGCAGTGAGCGAGAGTCCGGGCACGTCACCGGTGACTCCCCACGTCAGCGCGGGATGACCGACCGCGGTGAAGGCGGCATCCGCGTCGTCGCCCTTCACGAGTGTGAGCTGCGCCGGTCCGGTGATCAGGGGTGCGACGAATGGGGTGATGACGATGCTCGCATCGGCGGCTCCCGCGTCGTTGGTGGCCGTGAGTTGCACCGTGGCGGCCATGGGGGTTCCCGTCGGTTCGGCGACGAGGGCCCACGCGCCTCCGGGCGTGCCCGTGAGTCGCACCCAGTCGGGCAATTCCGACGCGGTCACCGTCGGCTCCGGCATCCCGGTGACGTGGATCGGGATCGTCACGCTGTCGCCGACCTCCACCAGCTGCGAGCCGGCCACGGAGATGGTCGGCGCGCTCTGCACTTCGAATGTGACATCGCGTGTCGTCGTCGCCATGTCGTTTTCGGCCGTCAAGCTCAGCGAGATCGGTGCACTCGCCGCAGTGGGTGTGCCGGCGATCGCGAGACTGCCATCAGGCTGCGCCGTCGCGGTCAGCCCCGCCGGCAGCGAGCCCGCCGTGAGACTGACTGTGGGTCGCGGCCATCCCACGGCCGTGATGACCGCTGAGAAAGCGACGTCCGTGTGCGCGACGAACGCGGCTGCGCTCGTGAATCGTGGTGATTCGGTGACGACGAGTGTGAGGTTCTGGGTGACCGGGTCGCCGAGTGCCGGTGTGAGTGTGATGTCGGAGGCGAACTCGCCACCGGCCGTGGGCGTGCCGTGGATCGTCAGGCGGTCGGCGTTCTGGGTGACCTGCAGTCCATCGGGAAGGTTCTCGGGAAGACTGACCTCGGTCTGCTCCGGTGCCTCCCACGTGACGTCGAACGACACCGGGCTGCCCGCCGCGAACGTGGCACGGTCGGGACTGGTGAAGGCCACGTTCTGGACGGTCACCGGGACCGACTCTGTGGTCGAGCCCAGCGAGTTGACGGCGGTCACCTGCATGGTCGTCGCGCCGGGCGTGGTCGGTGTGCCTGTCAGGGTTCCGGCAGGCGACACCGACAGTCCCGCGGGGACTCCGGTTGCGGTGTAAGTGGCCGTGGGCGCGCCGGGGGTGCCGAGAGTGGCGGTGGCCGTAGTACCGGTGAGGAGGGTGATCGGGGTGGTCGAGATCACCGGCAGCGAACCCTGCCGCACGCTGACGGGTGCCGACGTCGCCGCGATGCTCTGCTGGTCCCACGTGTCGCGCACGGCGCCAGGGGCGACTGCCAGCTCGACGGTAGGCGTGCCGGTGATCGCGGCCGTCACGAGGTATGTCGCGCCCAAGCTGGTGATGCCGGTCAGACCACCTGTACCGGCGCCGCTCACATTCAACGCGAGGTCACCGACCGTCAGTGGATCGGTCAGGATCGGAGGGGAGCCGCTGGACAGGAATTGCACCTGATACGTGAGCGTGGTCGTGCCGAGTGTCCAGACAGCGCCCTCGTGGGTCGGGGTCTGGAGTGTGATGGCGGGTGTCGGCGCCGCCGGCTGCACACCGCCGGTGGGTGTCGTGCGGATCTCGTCCACCACGACGGTCGTAGAGTTCGCCTCGTCATGGCTCTTCGGGTAGCCGAAGGCCACCGTGACTCCGGTGACCCGGGTGAAGTCGACCTGGGGCTTGAAGCACGCGGTCTGAGCACTGGTGCATGCGAAGTTCAGCACGAGGTCGAACGCCCCCACGTTGCCGATACCCGTGTTGTAGACGCCCGTGTTGTTTGAGGCGTCGGTCACCGAGATGGACACGCTCACGGCGGTCTCCCACTCGGGGGCCGCGGGGCCGCGCGAGACGCTGTGGAGTCCGACCATGAACTGCGTGTTCGTGCCGTCGGAGGTCAGATCTGTGACGGGGAAGGTGTACTCGAGATTGGCCCAAGGG
This DNA window, taken from Microbacterium invictum, encodes the following:
- a CDS encoding beta strand repeat-containing protein is translated as MRSRIARVVTVLAVTASAVLVPLPAAAAAPIVFDDFAGNVLGSRAFTVYNSGTSAAPTFSQSNGTASIGLSGEGNSAPWANLEYTFPVTDLTSDGTNTQFMVGLHSVSRGPAAPEWETAVSVSISVTDASNNTGVYNTGIGNVGAFDLVLNFACTSAQTACFKPQVDFTRVTGVTVAFGYPKSHDEANSTTVVVDEIRTTPTGGVQPAAPTPAITLQTPTHEGAVWTLGTTTLTYQVQFLSSGSPPILTDPLTVGDLALNVSGAGTGGLTGITSLGATYLVTAAITGTPTVELAVAPGAVRDTWDQQSIAATSAPVSVRQGSLPVISTTPITLLTGTTATATLGTPGAPTATYTATGVPAGLSVSPAGTLTGTPTTPGATTMQVTAVNSLGSTTESVPVTVQNVAFTSPDRATFAAGSPVSFDVTWEAPEQTEVSLPENLPDGLQVTQNADRLTIHGTPTAGGEFASDITLTPALGDPVTQNLTLVVTESPRFTSAAAFVAHTDVAFSAVITAVGWPRPTVSLTAGSLPAGLTATAQPDGSLAIAGTPTAASAPISLSLTAENDMATTTRDVTFEVQSAPTISVAGSQLVEVGDSVTIPIHVTGMPEPTVTASELPDWVRLTGTPGGAWALVAEPTGTPMAATVQLTATNDAGAADASIVITPFVAPLITGPAQLTLVKGDDADAAFTAVGHPALTWGVTGDVPGLSLTAVDDTMTITGVPTTAGTYALSFTAAVLGSLVTHDVTVIVDERPGLSVPAPLEDAVGTDIDQTFTASGSPAPALTAEGLAPGLTFTDNGDGTATVLGTLTATGATTITITATNRAGSTSDTWSIEATALPAFTSASDAAFSRGGNGAFTVTTAGYPDAAIIATGLPAGLTLTDNGDGTATISGTPTASGVATVQLTATNRIGDASGTLTITVTSSPAFTSAPSATLRLGEADTFTVTTTGYPDAAIIATGLPAGLTLTDNGDGTATISGVPISSGMRVATLTAANTSATVTQALAITITERPAITTAALAPFTEGVIGEIEIAASGYPVPVLEIRGAVPAGLTFTDNGDGTATITGAATEHGEWILPVMASSSAGTATVDFALTVRQLPAFTSAPSARVRLGEPGTALVTTTGYPDAVITATGLPAGLNLTDNGDGTATIVGTPRHAETATVTLRATNAAGDATQALTLVVVEAPIITSAPSAAFEIGVPGAFTVSGTGYPLPAYALLGRLPAGLSFTDNGDGTATIAGIVLGSVAAGDYQVTVRALLPALPAPSMRAMFVTAPTMVTTAASDVSEQILTISVRAAAVPPVGPVDPENPVDPVGPVDPENPVDPVHPVAPTDPTGLPAATGGGQPAEGGTLPRTGGTLDTTGPIGALLLLLGGGALLWSRRTRRA
- a CDS encoding serine hydrolase domain-containing protein; this translates as MPRMHRVRRAVALVGAAALALTLAACAPDPTSAVELPAQAEGSLPEDTTAQLQAAVEYAMAASGSPGAIVGVWVPWAGTWVTGLGTTKPDGAAVDTNMTFGAGYVTRAMTCDVLYALSAEGALELGDSVTEWVPGLPGLEDITLGQLCDSSSGLGAYTGKLIDRLVANPARSWAAKELVAYGMSSPLTGDPGSAYRDSDTGYVLLGLAVERAGGESVKELYERYVAEPLGLKATGLAATPAGSKPLAALRSSNTEGKLDCSALADVTSLSATLGFTAGGVTTNITELGRYTQALATGARPYDTAERYADPYQVTANDPSWFTAKGGTFQAGSLIGHYGSYPGYLTAAFADRETGMTVAVVLNNSRGSSVVVRALAWQLAAIASKVPGADGAAPEAGLPWTAESLVAEIDDAAICS